DNA from Evansella sp. LMS18:
ATCAATTCCAGTAATCATCTCAGTGATTGTATGTTCCACCTGTACTCTTGGATTCACTTCAATGAAATAGAACTTCTCATCTTCTGTTACAAGGAATTCTACTGTTCCTGCGTTAATATAATCAATGTTCTTCATTAATTTAACAGCAGCATTACAGATATCTTCCCTTGCTTTCTCTGTTAAGGAAACGCTCGGGGCAATTTCCACAACTTTCTGGTGGCGCCTCTGAACGGAACAGTCTCTTTCATAGAGATGAACAAGATTCCCATGATGGTCACCGACAATCTGTACCTCGATATGTTTAGGATTTTCAACAAATTTCTCTACATACACAACTTCATTTCCAAATGAAGCTTTTGCCTCCGAACGGGCACGGTCAAATGCTTCACTCAGCTCTTCTGCAGAGCGGACGATTCGCATTCCTCTTCCTCCGCCGCCCAGTGCTGCTTTAATAATAATCGGGAAACCATGCTCATTAGTAAATTTCTCCACTTCATCTAATGAAGAAACTGGGCCATCACTACCTGGAATTACCGGTATATCAGCCGCTACTGCTGTCTTTCTCGCTTCTACTTTATCTCCAAACATTCGTAAATGCTCTGTATCAGGACCAATAAAGATAATCCCTTCTTCTTTACACCTTCTGGCAAATTCGATATTTTCGGAAAGAAATCCATATCCAGGATGAATCGCATCCACTCCGTTACGCTTTGCGATTTTAATAATCCCTTCAATATCCAGGTAAGCATCAATAGGCTTTTTCCCTTCACCAACAAGATAAGCTTCGTCAGCTTTATAACGATGATAGGCGCCGTTGTCTTCTTTCGAATACACAGCTACTGTACGGATATTCAACTCTGTACATGCCCGGAAAATTCTGATTGCAATTTCTCCCCGGTTAGCAACTAATACTTTGTTGATTTTTTCTAAACGTAACATTTCTCATTTCCTCCTTCGGCCGATAAAACACCAGACTGTAAAAACTAATAAGTTATTCTATTTTTTTGAAAACTTATGCTTATCATACCATCTACAGGATACGATTTCACGTATTAGCAAAAACAAATATGTATTAATGTATTAAAATAGCCTTTATTTCGACAAATTGAAATATGCTGCAGCCTGTCCTGACGGCTGCCCTTCACTGAACTGAAAAAAAACCAGCTGCCTCGACGGCAACTGGCTTTCATATTAAAAATTATTAACGTTTTCTTCCTGTACTTGCGTCATGCAGAGCAGTCAGCTTTTTCTCCAGACCATCCAGTAGTTTTTTTCCTTCTTCCTCCTGAATGAGCTGCAGGCGAATTGCAAAATCTATTTCTCTTGATAAACCGAACATTTGTGTATCTAAAACTTCCTCATAAAGAGGACATTGCGGCATAGTTAAGTTTTCCATCTGCACTTCAATAAGTTTTAGGATCTTCTGAGCGTCTTCCTTAAGAAGAGCATATGCTTTTTCACTCTGTCCGGGTAGGGTTTCAACTGACAAAGGAATCCCTCCTCCTCAATGTGTAAAAACTTCTCCTATTATCTTATATTAGCTTTTTCACCGTGAAAAAGCAATAGATGGTAATAAACAAACATAGTTTTAAAATCGACAAAGTTTTAAAAAGTCTGTTCCGGGAAGTATTGAGGATGGTTTATTGTACTTTGGGCCAGCTGAACAGCAACACATAGTTTGTTCGATTTGCACTTCAGACGGACGCGTTCTGCGGGCACGGCTTCAACTAATTTTTGACGTCCGGTATAAAACTAAAAAATGCTCAAGTCATATCTTTGGGACAAAACTTCCAGAAGTTGCATGCCTGCAACACTATTCCCTTTCTCGTCCAGTGCAGGGCCATATATGCCTATCCCGACCCGGTGGGGGACCGAAGCCATTATCCCTCCTGAAACTCCGCTTTTCGCTGGTATGCCAACACGGATAGCGAACTCCCCTGAAGCATTATACATGCCGCATGTAACCATAAATGTTTTTAAAATGCGGGCAATGTGAAGAGGAATGACAGGACGCTGAGATTCTGCATGCAGACCTTCGTTGGCAATGACATAACCGATCTTTGCAAGATCCTCGCAGTTTACTTCTATAGCACATTGTTTCGTATACAACTCAAGAAGCGTCTCAGAGTTTTCATTAATTACACCATGCTGCTTCATAAAATAGACGAGTGCTCTGTTTAAGTCTGCTGTTTCATATTCTGATTTTGCGACTTCCTCATTGTAACTGATCGACGGATTTCCTGTAAGCTCATGAATAAAGGTGAGCAGCCTTCCCAGCCTTTCTTCTACACTCCCTCCGTGAATCATTGATGTGACAGAAAGAGCACCTGCATTAATCATCGGGTTAAGAGGCTTGGAAGGGGAATGGGTTTCCAACTTGATGATTGAATTAAATGGATCCCCGGTTGGTTCCATGCCAACCCTGGAAAAAACTTCTTCCTCCCCGTTATCCATAAGTGCAAGTGCAAGCGAAAGTACTTTCGAGATACTCTGCAGAGTGAATTTTTCCTGGATGTCCCCTGCGCTTGCACAGGTTCCTTCTTCATAGACAGCAATTGAAAGTGCGTCTCTGTCGGCTGTTTTTAAAGCGGGAATATAATCGGCCACTTTGCCATGCTTCGTTAATTTGTTTGCTTCTTCAACCATTACTCGAAGCGTTTCCCGATCATTGCAAATCATAGTAGTGCCTCCTTAGTAAAGCTGCTGGTTCGTGACAAAATGTGCTGCAGACTCTATACTGTAAATTGTAAAGAAAGGAGAGTTGTTTTTTGTCCAGTATTCTCACTATTTCAGGTAATGTAAAACATACTATTACTATTGATCCAGGTGTCTGGATTTTTGACGAAAGAAAAGTTGATCTTAAGACGTATTTTTCCCAGGAATACTTAAACCATCAGGAAAGAGAAGAGAAAAATATGGCGGAAGCATGGAATCTTCACCGCAGCCAGGGTGCTGACGCTCTGCCTAAGGGTAATAATGTAAAAGTAAGCAGAAAGGACCTAACAGAAAAGTCTTTCGGCGTTCCTTTTGCTCCATTTCTGAAAAATGCCTCGCCTTCATCCGATGCTCAAACGGTGATTTTCGAACGCAGTGAAGGGGAAGGTTTCCGCTGTTCCCTGCAGGAAGCTAATGAAGCAATCATTGGTTTTTCAGAAGAAGGTAAACCTCTTAAAGAAAATGGACCTGTACACTTTTATTACGGTGATGGTTCAAATAAAGACAACCCGGTTACGCATATTAACAAAATTGTAATCGTTTAATTTATTTTTCCTTGTTTGCCTGTCTGTAAACATTAAACCTCCTGTCAGCACACCGCAGGAGGTTTCTTTATCTTACAGCAGGTCAGCCGCCATCTGGGCAAGTCCGGAACGTTCCCCTTTTTCCAGTTTGATATGCCCTGTTTCAGCTAGATGTTTCAGGCGTTCCGCTACGTAGGTAAGACCATTTGTATATTCGTCCAGATAAGGGTGGTCAATTTGTTTAGGATCCCCCATTAACACTATTTTACTTCTTTCCCCTACTCTCGTAAGGATCGTTTTGACTTCATGCTTTGTGAGGTTCTGGGCTTCATCAATTATTATGAACTGGTCAGGGATACTCCTCCCACGGATATAAGTGAGTGCCTCTACCTGAATGGACCCCATCCCTGCGAGAATCTGTTCCAGCTCTCCCGGCTTTTTCGTATTAAATAAATACTCCAGATTATCATATACTGGCTGCATCCAGGGACGGAGTTTCTCCTCTTTTTCCCCTGGAAGAAAACCTATGTCTTTTCCTACCGGAACAACGGGTTTTGCCACAAGAATTTTTTTGTATTTCTGCAGGTCTTCTGTCTGATACAGAGCGGCAGCCAGGGACAGCAGGGTCTTCCCCGTTCCAGCTTTTCCTGCCAGCGTTACCAGCGGTACGTCATCTCTGTTAAGAAGTTCCACAGCCATCTTCTGCTGCACGTTTCTCGGCCTGATGCCCCAGATTGTGTCATCGTGTGCCAGGAATAAGTTAAGCATCTTCCCATTTTTACTGACTGAAGACAAAGCTGATTTAGAAGGATTTATCTCATCCTTCAGAATAAAAAACTGGTTGGGATAACACCCTTCAACCCCTGCTTCTTCCACTTTTATCATTTTCTTTTCATAGATACGGTCCAGCATACGGGACTGGATGTATTTTTCGCTGTACCCTGCGTACATCCTGTCGTACTGGACAACTCTGTCGCTTAGGAAATCTTCCGCATGAATACCAAGGGCATCGGCTTTTACCCGGAGGAGGGCATCCTTGCTTACAAGAGTTACTTTTGTCCCGGACTTTTTTTGTTCTTCTTCCAGACTCATATTAAGTGCAACGGCGAGAATTCTATTATCATTATTGCTCTCCAGAAAATAATCTTTCATTTTCCCGAAAGAGCGGTGATTTAATTCTACTCTGAAGGTCCCTCCGTTTATGAGCGGTACGCCAATGTGCAGTTTCCCTTTATCCCGGAGGTCATCAAGCAGCCTTGCAATATGTCTGGCATTCCTGCCTACTTCATCCATATTCCTTTTTTTTGAATCCACTTCTTCCAGAACTACAGCCGGAATAACGACTTCATTTTGTTCAAATGCATAGATAGCAAGGGGGTCCTGCAGCAAAACGTTCGTATCTAAAATATAAATTCGCTTTTTCAACCTCTCGCCTCCTGCAATGAAAAAGTTTTCTCTTTTCATTTACTATAATGTATGTGGCTGAAAGGATGGTTAGACGTTTAAATGGACATTATCCATGACCGAATGTTTTATCCCCGGAACACTCGTAGCCCCGCTGAGTTTTCATGCTCACTTTTATCGAAAAAAGAAAGCGCGCAGCATATGTATGCTGTCACGCTTTCTTTATAGCTTCCATTACCTGTCTGTCAAGTTTGTCCGCTGCTTCTTTATCATATGTTTTTTCATATTTAGGCTCTGTTGTGATTCGGGAACCATAAAACATAACATCCCGTACCTCGTCTATTTTCACCTCTAAAAGAGCGAGTTTCAGGGGCACTCCTTCAAGTTTTTCCTCTGCAATCAATGCGCTTCCGGCAATGGAGTATGTAGAGCCGGCTCCAATCAAGGACAATGTAACGAGTGGCTGCTTACGTATATTTTCTACGATGCGTGATCTTTTATCTACCGCAAACCGGACGGTGTTTTCATCTATTGCGTATACCCAGGAGACAGCATTTACATTTGCTCCCCCGGTTTCATGGTCTACAGTAGCCACATTAATATAATGCTCCTGCTTTAGTAATGGCAGCAATTCTTCAGTTAGTTTCGTTTCTACGCGATTAGCCATTTCACGTTCCTCCTTTTAATCTTCCTTATAATTAATACTATACCTGTATTTTCATTTCAATAAAACTATTCCATACAAAGAAACAAATTCTCTCCTGATACACACCCGGTCACTCCTAGTATAGATTTCTTAACGACATGAATCGTGCTATAATGATCATTAGATAATATAAACGTAAAGAGGTGCTGTATGAGGGTTAAGTGTGTATTATGCGATGTAATCGAGAATATTAATGATTATTCACCATTAGCAAAGAAACTGCGCAACAGGCCAATTCACACATATATGTGCCAGACCTGCTATGACAGAATTGAAACCCGGACGAATGAGCGAAAGGAAACTGGCAGCTTCCGCCAGTACTCTGACGAAAAAGAGAAAGATGAATGGGTTTTCTAAAGAGGCTGCACATTTTTGCCATGTATATTTTACGGCGGTTGTCCTTATGGCGGCAATTGTAATATATAGTTTTCACTATAAGAAAGCACCTGCTGTAACCGGAATTCCCGAGACAGCAGGTGCTTAATCTTTATTTCAGTTTTCAGTCGTTGAATTTTCTTCTTTTTTATACCGCTTCAGCTGTATTTTATAAACGCCAAGAATCAGAGCGGCTACGAATAATGATTCAATAATTGGGAGGGACAATGCCAGAAAGGTCATAAAAATATTACCAAAAAGCATTACAATATAGACAACCACCAGCTTCAATACCGGCAGTTTCCGTGCAAACCCAAGATTAAAAACGACTATAGTCAATACATTTAAAATAATATACAAAACGGCAAAAGCGAATAAAAAGTTTTCCGGGTCAGTTGCTCCTACAAGCTCCGCCATGGGGCTCATATTCGGCGCGGTTCCGGAATTTACAGTTCCCAAGATCATCTCTTCACTCCTAGATTACTTCTGTTTAAAAGTACACAAGATAAATAAACCGTAATTATTATAGCATATATTTGCTCCTGATTAATATAGAACACGGGGAAAAAACGGTTTATCTGTCTTTAAATAAATGAATATTTAGGTTAATATATTCAGGAGGAGGTTTTAAAATGAATTCATTTGACTGGCGCTTCTTTCTTCTCGCTTTCGGAGGAACAGCGGGAATGGTTGGTATCGGAGTAGGGCTTGCAGAAAGCAGTACCCTTATTGTTGTCTCAGCAATACTGCTGGCATTGTTCTCTGTCGGAACAGGGTTTACTCTTAAACATAAAATAAAACAGCAGGAAAAAGAGGGACGAGCCTGAGCTCGTCCTTTTGTTATTGGTCAGATTCATGTATGAGTGAAAGAATATTATTATGGATATATGGGTTGGCCGCCAGAAGTGTTCCTTTGTTGAGAAAATCCAGTTCTTTTCCTTCGTAATTTGTAACTGTTCCCCCAACTTCCTTTATTAATACATAGCCGCCAGCTATATCCCACGGAGCCAAATTAAAGCTGATATACGCATCCAGGCGCCCTGCTGCAACGTAAGCAAGTTCCAGAGCCGCTGAACCGTAAGAACGGGTTCCTCGGGACTCTTTTACAAGTTTCTCCAGCCTCCGGTCTTTCAGCATCCAGCCGGAATTAAAACTTAATATTGATTCATGGACTGGGACTTCCTGCAGCTCAGGTAATTTACGGCCGTTCACGTATGCCCCTTCTCCCTTTAAACAGGAGAACATTTCATCATTCATCACGTCGTACACGATTCCGATAATTCCTTCGCCATCTTCGAAAATCCCCAGGGAGACAGCAAAGAAGCTCTCCTGATGTACAAAATTCATCGTTCCGTCAATGGGATCAAGTATCCAGACAGTTCCGTCAAGATTTTTTACCGATTCGGCCGTTCCTTCCTCGCCCATCAAAGTGTGCTGCGGAAATTTATCGGCGAGTTTCTTTTCAAAGAAATTTTCTACCCCTTTATCCACATCTGTAACGAGATCATCCTGATTTGATTTTGTACTTACAGAGAAACTTTCTTTCATCTTTTTTCTTATGTACTCACCGGCTTCCCTCGTCCAGTCAGTTGCTGTGTTAAACAATTCCTTCCGATCATTCCTGCTCATTTAAGCTCCTCCTTAAGTCAGCTGTACCATTCTTCTGATCATTTATATATAACATAACCATCTGTTTTACCGCAAACAACTTGCGGCTTTCCGGCACCCAGCCGGGAGTGCAAAAAAAGTGAACCCTTTTAAGGTCCACTTTGAATCAATATTTATGCTTCTAAGTGAATTAATTCACTTCGGAGGCGCTCAAGCTTCTGTTTGCTTTCTTTAATCTGGCCTTCTTCATTGGCCTGAAGCGCATCGTATAGTGTCTGGAGTTCATAGTCAATTTCCATTTTCAGAACAGGAATTCTTTTTTCCCCGTCTATTCTTTTTAAGGTTTGAATGACCTTCTCCATTTTTACACCCCTTTTCTTAGCCTCATTATAACTGTCACAGACTAAAGCAAACTCGATTATTCTCTCATATACAACGTGTACAAACACGAGGTTTTTGTAATACAGCATATGTGCCAAGCATCGAATTCGATACGTTTTTCTTGACCTTAATTTTTGTTATCTGTATTATTGTTATCTTCTTTTCCACCGCTCAGTTAATTTTAAACCTTGTTAAGTGCTTTTGGGCATAGTCTTTTGTTTCAAAAATATAATGTGGTAAAATGTCGGTAAATATAAAGAGGTGAGAAATAATGAGTTTTACAGGCTTCACTAAACAGGATTTTGACACTTTTGCAATAGAAGGTCTCGAGGAAAGAATGGCTGCTATCCAGGAACGTATACAGCCGAAATTCCAGGCAATCAGCGATGAAATCAGCAAGGATCTGGCATCCTATACGGGTTATGACATATATTTACATATTGCCCGCCATGCCCGGAGAAAAGTAAACCCGCCGGCAGATACCTGGTCCGCTTACTGTCATGATAAGCGGGGATATAAAAAACATCCTCATTTTCAAATTGGACTTTTTGATGACCATGTATTTTTATGGCTTGCCTATATTTACGAGATGCCGGACAAACAGGAAATAGGCACCCGCTTTCTCGACAATATGGATTCCATTACAGAAAATATTCCACGGGAGTTTATGGTTTCACAGGATCATATGAAAAAGGATGCTGAATCCCTTGAAACTATTGACCTGGAAAAGGCCCTGACACGCTTCCGTGATGTAAAAAAAGGTGAATTCCTTATCGGCCGGCAGATTAAGGCTGACGATCCCCTGTTACAGGATGGTGAGAAATTCCTTAATTTTGCACGGGAAACTTTTGAAACGCTGGCACCGCTCTATAAATTATCTATGAGGAACTAATTGCAACAAAAGGCTTTTGTAAAAGGTTAATATGATATTTATAAGGATATTAATAAAATGGCTCAGTTCAAATTGAACCGAGCCATTTTTCTTTCCAAGCTAAGGATCTGCACATAATTTGATTATAAAATATACAATCACATTTTAATAATAGTCCCGCCTGCTGCTTCCCTGGCTTTTTTTACTACATGATAGGGGGATTGGCCAGTCTGGCTCCCATACTCTTTGAAGTCTCTTTTTTCATCCGCTTTACCTGGGACAGCTTTTTTAAAGCGCATATATAACGTAAGTAATGTATCACGGTCCGTCCCTTTCCTGTATGCCTGATCAATAGCTTCGTAAAAGTTTACTACATCAATTATTTCCTCCTGGGACCAATCCGGGGATATAGGTATTGAAATATTTTCGTCTTTCATCATATCACCTCTGAAAATTTTATTTCCAACTGCTGTTCATTCTGGTATACTTTTTTTGTTTTGTGTAGCTTATTTACCATCAGGGTAAATATTTATACTATGAACATAACATGAGGTTTTATTTATCTCAAAAAAGTATACTCTTACTTGATTAGCAAAAATATAAACTAGGCGGAGTATAAGTCGTGATGCAGTAACAGTAACAGCAGCATAGGTGAGAGGTGATTTAAATGAAAAAAAATCCGGAACAGCAGACTACGCCGTTGCTTGATGGACTTTTAAAACATGTTGAACAAAAACCGGTTCAGTTCCACATCCCCGGACATAAAGGGGGAAAAGGAATGGACGAACAGTTTCGTGAATTTATAGGGGAGAATGCATTATCACTTGACTTGATAAATATCGCGCCACTTGATGACCTCCATCACCCCGGAGGCATGATACAGGAGGCCCAGCATCTCGCAGCAGAAGCTTTTGGGGCAGATTATACATTCTTTTCTGTTCAGGGGACCAGTGGGGCGATTATGACGATGATAATGAGTGTCTGCGGACCTGGAGAGAAAATAATCGTACCGAGAAATGTGCATAAATCAATTACTTCGGCAATCGTCTTTGCAGGGGCAACACCAATATTTATCCACCCGGAAATAGACAGCCAGCTCGGCATTTCCCACGGCATTACAGTTAATGCAGTGGAAAAAGCTTTGAACGCCCATCCGGACGCCAAAGGTCTTGTAGTGATCAATCCTACTTATTTCGGGGTTGCTGCAAACTTAAAAGAAATTGTGGAACTAGCCCACTCTTTTGACATTCCAGTACTTGTGGATGAAGCCCATGGAGTTCATATTCATTTTCACGAAGACCTTCCGATGTCAGCGATGCAAGCAGGAGCTGACATGGCAGCGACAAGCGTCCATAAGCTTGGTGGATCTTTAACACAAAGCTCTGTTCTGAATATACAGGGAAACCTTATTTCACCGAACAGGGTACAAAGCATAATTAGTATGCTTACTACGACTTCCACCTCTTATATCCTGCTGGCTTCCCTGGACGCAGCCAGGAGGAATCTCGTGATTAATGGAGCTGAACGGATTAGCGAAGCAATCAGGCTCGCGGAAAAAACAAGAGCTGAAATAAATGAAATTGAAGGAATATACTGCCCCGGGAAAGAACTCCTGAATGAAAGGGCTATATTCGATATGGATCCTACGAAATTGATTATTTCGATTAAAAATCTCGGCATTACCGGATACGATGCGGAAGTGTGGTTAAGAGAGAACTACAATATAGAAGTAGAACTTTCTGACTTATATAATCTTCTTTGTATCGTTACCGCAGGCGATACAGAAGAAGAAACAAACCTTCTGGTCCATGCTCTGAGCGAACTGTCCCGTCAGCAAATGAACAAAAACGAATATAAACATGATCAGGATAAACAAATTAACGTTTTTGTACCAAGCATTCCCACCCTCGCTCTTTCGCCTAGGGACGCATTTTACTCTGAGACAGAGATTGTCCCTTTAAGAGAGTCAGCAGGAAGGATAAGCGCTGAGTTCGTTATGGTCTACCCTCCAGGTATTCCGATATTAATACCTGGTGAGATTATTGATAATGAGAACTTGAATTATATCTGGAAAAATATCGAGGCTGGCCTCCCTGTTCAGGGGCCTGAAGATTTTACCCTCCAGTTTATTCGAGTAATCAGAGAGCGAAAAGCAATAGAATAGACGATATTCACGGACATTCAATAAGAAAAAACACCATAAAGAAAACTCGCCGGTGATTGGCGAGCCTGGTACTGTACTTTCCTAAAGCAAAATAAAACGGAGCTCTCTATGAGAGCTCCACATTTTTATAATTCCAGAGTTTCTTCTTTTTTGCTTTCCCCGCACTCTTCGCAGCATGTTCCATAAAGTACATGCACTTTTTCCGCCTCATAATAATCAATTACCTGGTTGCAAGATTGACATACAATACTTCCCATGGATGACACACTCCTTTGATTTTTGTAAGCGCTTTTCTTATCCTTATATTCATTTTAGTATGTCACATTTATAAAGTCAAGGGCAATTATGTATCATAATTAAAATTATTTTTGTTATTTACTGTATAACATTGGCTGATTACTGGCATGACAGTACGAGAGTCTGGCTATTAATACACAATCAAATCAATTTCATAATTCAAGGTTTTTATCATTAATATGAACATTTTCCCTGAAGTATTAATTTATTGTCCGATTCACACTACAGACGGACGCGTTCTGCGGGCACGGCTTCAACTAATTTTTGTCGGCTGAAAGCCATAAAAAAAAATGGATTTTCACCTTTTCATGCTTTTTCCGCAAGAACGAGCATTTTCTTCACCGCAAATGCATCGAGTTGTCTCCACGGATATTCTGCGGAGCTAAACTGGAAGAGGAAGAGACAGTCACCGCCGTCTTACACTGCAATCGAAAGGTAATGTTCGTCTTTTTTTATGCAAAGTCTATAGATGAAATTCATTCAATCAGAAGAAAAAAAACACCCTTAATGAGGGTGTAAATTACTCTGCATATTGTGTTTGCAGGCTTGTGACAGGAAGAACATCTTTAAAAAAGTCCACAAGAGCCTCTGCTTCATAAGGGTCTACTTTAAACAGCCTCTGAATCTGCTCCACATCAGTTATATCATCAGCACATAAAAGGAAGGAACGTCCAGTTTGCATACACGTTATAAGCGGCTTGCCAAAAAACATATTCGTATACGTGATACCGAAATCATAGCGGGCACTTTCAGTAGTCATACCGACAAAATTAACATTTACCCGTTCTGTTTTGTCGTAAAGCAGCTCGTAACTTTCCATAAACATATCCCTCCTTAGATAACTGAATATTTTAAATTATAAAATAATATTATCTATTATGCAAAGTATATGCTCTTTACACAGAAAAAAGCCCAGTAATCCGGGCTTAATTTAAATTATTACTCTTACAATTATTTC
Protein-coding regions in this window:
- a CDS encoding DUF5325 family protein, whose amino-acid sequence is MNSFDWRFFLLAFGGTAGMVGIGVGLAESSTLIVVSAILLALFSVGTGFTLKHKIKQQEKEGRA
- a CDS encoding YlaH-like family protein, giving the protein MILGTVNSGTAPNMSPMAELVGATDPENFLFAFAVLYIILNVLTIVVFNLGFARKLPVLKLVVVYIVMLFGNIFMTFLALSLPIIESLFVAALILGVYKIQLKRYKKEENSTTEN
- a CDS encoding YktB family protein, with protein sequence MSFTGFTKQDFDTFAIEGLEERMAAIQERIQPKFQAISDEISKDLASYTGYDIYLHIARHARRKVNPPADTWSAYCHDKRGYKKHPHFQIGLFDDHVFLWLAYIYEMPDKQEIGTRFLDNMDSITENIPREFMVSQDHMKKDAESLETIDLEKALTRFRDVKKGEFLIGRQIKADDPLLQDGEKFLNFARETFETLAPLYKLSMRN
- the glsA gene encoding glutaminase A is translated as MICNDRETLRVMVEEANKLTKHGKVADYIPALKTADRDALSIAVYEEGTCASAGDIQEKFTLQSISKVLSLALALMDNGEEEVFSRVGMEPTGDPFNSIIKLETHSPSKPLNPMINAGALSVTSMIHGGSVEERLGRLLTFIHELTGNPSISYNEEVAKSEYETADLNRALVYFMKQHGVINENSETLLELYTKQCAIEVNCEDLAKIGYVIANEGLHAESQRPVIPLHIARILKTFMVTCGMYNASGEFAIRVGIPAKSGVSGGIMASVPHRVGIGIYGPALDEKGNSVAGMQLLEVLSQRYDLSIF
- a CDS encoding inositol monophosphatase family protein; its protein translation is MSRNDRKELFNTATDWTREAGEYIRKKMKESFSVSTKSNQDDLVTDVDKGVENFFEKKLADKFPQHTLMGEEGTAESVKNLDGTVWILDPIDGTMNFVHQESFFAVSLGIFEDGEGIIGIVYDVMNDEMFSCLKGEGAYVNGRKLPELQEVPVHESILSFNSGWMLKDRRLEKLVKESRGTRSYGSAALELAYVAAGRLDAYISFNLAPWDIAGGYVLIKEVGGTVTNYEGKELDFLNKGTLLAANPYIHNNILSLIHESDQ
- a CDS encoding pyridoxamine 5'-phosphate oxidase family protein; its protein translation is MANRVETKLTEELLPLLKQEHYINVATVDHETGGANVNAVSWVYAIDENTVRFAVDKRSRIVENIRKQPLVTLSLIGAGSTYSIAGSALIAEEKLEGVPLKLALLEVKIDEVRDVMFYGSRITTEPKYEKTYDKEAADKLDRQVMEAIKKA
- a CDS encoding YlaI family protein — protein: MRVKCVLCDVIENINDYSPLAKKLRNRPIHTYMCQTCYDRIETRTNERKETGSFRQYSDEKEKDEWVF
- a CDS encoding PhoH family protein — protein: MKRENFFIAGGERLKKRIYILDTNVLLQDPLAIYAFEQNEVVIPAVVLEEVDSKKRNMDEVGRNARHIARLLDDLRDKGKLHIGVPLINGGTFRVELNHRSFGKMKDYFLESNNDNRILAVALNMSLEEEQKKSGTKVTLVSKDALLRVKADALGIHAEDFLSDRVVQYDRMYAGYSEKYIQSRMLDRIYEKKMIKVEEAGVEGCYPNQFFILKDEINPSKSALSSVSKNGKMLNLFLAHDDTIWGIRPRNVQQKMAVELLNRDDVPLVTLAGKAGTGKTLLSLAAALYQTEDLQKYKKILVAKPVVPVGKDIGFLPGEKEEKLRPWMQPVYDNLEYLFNTKKPGELEQILAGMGSIQVEALTYIRGRSIPDQFIIIDEAQNLTKHEVKTILTRVGERSKIVLMGDPKQIDHPYLDEYTNGLTYVAERLKHLAETGHIKLEKGERSGLAQMAADLL
- a CDS encoding aminotransferase class I/II-fold pyridoxal phosphate-dependent enzyme, producing MKKNPEQQTTPLLDGLLKHVEQKPVQFHIPGHKGGKGMDEQFREFIGENALSLDLINIAPLDDLHHPGGMIQEAQHLAAEAFGADYTFFSVQGTSGAIMTMIMSVCGPGEKIIVPRNVHKSITSAIVFAGATPIFIHPEIDSQLGISHGITVNAVEKALNAHPDAKGLVVINPTYFGVAANLKEIVELAHSFDIPVLVDEAHGVHIHFHEDLPMSAMQAGADMAATSVHKLGGSLTQSSVLNIQGNLISPNRVQSIISMLTTTSTSYILLASLDAARRNLVINGAERISEAIRLAEKTRAEINEIEGIYCPGKELLNERAIFDMDPTKLIISIKNLGITGYDAEVWLRENYNIEVELSDLYNLLCIVTAGDTEEETNLLVHALSELSRQQMNKNEYKHDQDKQINVFVPSIPTLALSPRDAFYSETEIVPLRESAGRISAEFVMVYPPGIPILIPGEIIDNENLNYIWKNIEAGLPVQGPEDFTLQFIRVIRERKAIE
- a CDS encoding UPF0223 family protein, which codes for MKDENISIPISPDWSQEEIIDVVNFYEAIDQAYRKGTDRDTLLTLYMRFKKAVPGKADEKRDFKEYGSQTGQSPYHVVKKAREAAGGTIIKM
- a CDS encoding GapA-binding peptide SR1P, whose amino-acid sequence is MGSIVCQSCNQVIDYYEAEKVHVLYGTCCEECGESKKEETLEL
- a CDS encoding YlaN family protein, whose product is MSVETLPGQSEKAYALLKEDAQKILKLIEVQMENLTMPQCPLYEEVLDTQMFGLSREIDFAIRLQLIQEEEGKKLLDGLEKKLTALHDASTGRKR
- a CDS encoding DUF3055 domain-containing protein; protein product: MESYELLYDKTERVNVNFVGMTTESARYDFGITYTNMFFGKPLITCMQTGRSFLLCADDITDVEQIQRLFKVDPYEAEALVDFFKDVLPVTSLQTQYAE
- a CDS encoding peptidyl-prolyl cis-trans isomerase, whose translation is MSSILTISGNVKHTITIDPGVWIFDERKVDLKTYFSQEYLNHQEREEKNMAEAWNLHRSQGADALPKGNNVKVSRKDLTEKSFGVPFAPFLKNASPSSDAQTVIFERSEGEGFRCSLQEANEAIIGFSEEGKPLKENGPVHFYYGDGSNKDNPVTHINKIVIV